One genomic segment of Streptomyces sp. NBC_00239 includes these proteins:
- the nirB gene encoding nitrite reductase large subunit NirB, with protein sequence MTNPETIVLIGHGMVGQRYLEALTERGVTGRTHRIVVLCEEPRPAYDRVHLTSYFGGSSAEDLSLTPAGFMAEHGIELHLGDPAEAIDRAARTVTARSGLVVRYDTLVLATGSYPFVPPVPGKDAPGCFVYRTIEDLLAIEAYAQGRTQGAVVGGGLLGLEAAGALQGLGLGTRIVEFAPRLMPVQVDEGGGAALLRTIESMGLTVHTGVGTQEVVTGPDGSVSGMKLSDGSTVDTELVVFSAGVRPRDGLARDAGLAVGERGGIVVDERCRTSDPRVYAIGECALAADGRVYGLVAPGYEMAQTAADDLAGGREERTFNGADLSTKLKLLGVDVASFGDAHGVAEGCLDVVYSDSRSGVYKKLVIGADGTLLGGVLVGDADAYGLLRPLTGSVPPAAPEQLVLPAGIGGPAALGPASLPDDAVICSCHNVTKKAITDCATLPEVKKCTKAGTGCGSCVKVIGQLLPPAGDRGLCGCFPHSRAELYEIVRTLRQTSFAALLDSHGRPEARGGDGCEVCKPAVGSIIASLAPTIGAAGYVLAGEQAALQDTNDHFLANMQRNGSYSVVPRIPGGEITPEKLIVIGEVARDFGLYTKITGGQRIDLFGARVDQLPRIWARLVDAGFESGHAYGKALRTVKSCVGQTWCRYGVQDSVRMAIDLELRYRGLRAPHKLKSAVSGCARECAEAQSKDFGVIATANGWNLYVGGNGGATPRHADLLAQDLSDTELVRLIDRFLMFYIRNADRLERTSTWLERLEGGLGHLRDVIVHDSLGLCDELESMMSDHVAHYRDEWAETLDDPDRLRRFVSFVNAPGAPDPSVKFVPERDQVKPDLALLDIRPAAARPLEGSSVR encoded by the coding sequence ATGACCAACCCCGAAACGATCGTGCTCATCGGGCACGGCATGGTCGGTCAGCGCTACCTGGAAGCGCTCACCGAACGCGGCGTGACCGGCCGGACCCACCGGATCGTCGTGCTGTGCGAGGAGCCCCGCCCGGCCTACGACCGCGTGCACCTCACCTCGTACTTCGGCGGCAGCAGCGCCGAGGACCTCTCCCTCACGCCCGCCGGCTTCATGGCCGAGCACGGCATCGAGCTGCACCTCGGCGACCCCGCCGAGGCGATCGACCGGGCGGCCCGTACCGTCACCGCCCGCTCCGGGCTGGTCGTCCGCTACGACACGCTGGTGCTGGCCACCGGCTCGTACCCGTTCGTACCGCCGGTCCCCGGCAAGGACGCCCCCGGCTGCTTCGTCTACCGCACCATCGAGGACCTGCTCGCCATCGAGGCGTACGCGCAGGGCCGTACGCAGGGCGCGGTGGTCGGCGGCGGACTGCTCGGCCTCGAGGCCGCCGGCGCCCTCCAGGGCCTGGGCCTGGGCACCCGCATCGTCGAGTTCGCGCCCCGCCTGATGCCCGTGCAGGTCGACGAGGGCGGCGGCGCGGCGCTGCTGCGGACCATCGAGTCCATGGGCCTGACCGTGCACACCGGGGTCGGCACCCAGGAGGTCGTCACCGGCCCCGACGGCTCGGTCAGCGGCATGAAGCTGTCCGACGGCAGCACCGTCGACACCGAGCTGGTCGTCTTCTCCGCCGGCGTCCGTCCCCGCGACGGCCTCGCCCGCGACGCCGGGCTCGCGGTCGGCGAGCGCGGCGGCATCGTCGTCGACGAGCGCTGCCGCACCTCCGACCCGCGCGTGTACGCCATCGGCGAGTGCGCGCTCGCCGCCGACGGCCGGGTGTACGGGCTGGTCGCACCCGGCTACGAGATGGCCCAGACCGCGGCCGACGACCTGGCCGGCGGCCGCGAGGAGCGCACCTTCAACGGCGCCGACCTGTCGACCAAGCTCAAGCTGCTCGGCGTGGACGTGGCCTCCTTCGGCGACGCGCACGGCGTCGCCGAGGGCTGCCTCGACGTCGTGTACTCCGACTCCCGCTCCGGGGTCTACAAGAAGCTCGTCATCGGCGCGGACGGCACCCTGCTCGGCGGGGTCCTGGTCGGCGACGCCGACGCGTACGGACTGCTGCGCCCGCTCACCGGCTCGGTGCCGCCCGCCGCCCCCGAGCAGCTGGTGCTGCCCGCCGGGATCGGCGGCCCCGCGGCCCTCGGCCCGGCCTCGCTGCCCGACGACGCGGTCATCTGCTCCTGCCACAACGTCACCAAGAAGGCCATCACCGACTGCGCCACCCTTCCCGAGGTCAAGAAGTGCACCAAGGCGGGCACCGGCTGCGGCTCCTGCGTGAAGGTGATCGGCCAGCTGCTGCCGCCCGCCGGCGACCGGGGGCTGTGCGGCTGCTTCCCGCACTCCCGCGCCGAGCTGTACGAGATCGTGCGCACGCTGCGCCAGACCTCCTTCGCCGCGCTGCTGGACAGCCACGGCCGCCCGGAGGCGCGCGGCGGCGACGGCTGCGAGGTCTGCAAGCCGGCAGTGGGCTCGATCATCGCCTCCCTCGCGCCGACCATCGGTGCGGCGGGCTACGTCCTGGCCGGCGAGCAGGCCGCCCTCCAGGACACCAACGACCACTTCCTCGCCAACATGCAGCGCAACGGCTCGTACTCGGTGGTGCCGCGGATCCCCGGCGGCGAGATCACCCCCGAGAAACTGATCGTGATCGGCGAGGTGGCCCGCGACTTCGGCCTCTACACGAAGATCACCGGCGGCCAGCGGATCGACCTCTTCGGCGCCCGGGTGGACCAGCTCCCCCGGATCTGGGCCCGGCTGGTCGACGCCGGCTTCGAGTCGGGGCACGCGTACGGCAAGGCGCTGCGGACGGTGAAGTCGTGCGTGGGGCAGACCTGGTGCCGGTACGGGGTCCAGGACAGCGTGCGGATGGCGATCGACCTGGAGCTGCGCTACCGCGGTCTGCGCGCCCCGCACAAGCTCAAGTCCGCGGTGTCCGGCTGCGCCCGCGAGTGCGCGGAGGCACAGAGCAAGGACTTCGGGGTGATCGCCACGGCGAATGGCTGGAATCTGTACGTCGGAGGCAACGGCGGGGCCACCCCGCGCCATGCCGACCTGCTCGCGCAGGACCTGTCCGACACGGAACTCGTCCGTCTCATCGACCGATTCCTGATGTTCTACATACGAAACGCGGACCGCCTGGAGCGCACCTCCACATGGCTGGAACGCCTCGAAGGCGGACTCGGTCATCTGCGGGACGTGATCGTGCACGATTCGCTCGGACTGTGCGACGAATTGGAGTCGATGATGTCCGATCACGTCGCGCATTACCGCGACGAATGGGCCGAGACTCTGGACGATCCGGACCGGCTGCGCAGATTCGTCTCTTTCGTCAACGCGCCCGGTGCCCCCGACCCGTCGGTGAAGTTCGTGCCCGAGCGCGACCAGGTCAAGCCCGACCTCGCCCTGCTGGACATCCGCCCGGCGGCGGCCCGCCCCCTGGAAGGAAGCTCCGTCCGATGA
- a CDS encoding VOC family protein → MSATMIFVNLPVKDLAASRAFWEKVGYSFNPQFSDDTAACLVISDTIYAMLLTEAKFNEFNKKEIADTTRTSAAIIALSADSREKADELAGAALAAGATEARPADDYGFMYARSFEDLDGHNWEVFWMDPAHVEG, encoded by the coding sequence ATGTCCGCCACCATGATCTTCGTGAACCTGCCGGTCAAGGACCTGGCGGCCAGCCGGGCCTTCTGGGAGAAGGTCGGCTACTCCTTCAACCCGCAGTTCAGCGACGACACCGCGGCCTGCCTGGTCATCAGCGACACGATCTACGCCATGCTGCTGACCGAGGCCAAGTTCAACGAGTTCAACAAGAAGGAGATCGCGGACACCACCCGCACGTCCGCGGCGATCATCGCGCTGTCCGCCGACAGCCGGGAGAAGGCGGACGAGCTGGCCGGTGCCGCGCTGGCGGCCGGCGCCACCGAGGCCCGCCCCGCCGACGACTACGGCTTCATGTACGCCCGCTCCTTCGAGGACCTCGACGGCCACAACTGGGAGGTCTTCTGGATGGACCCGGCCCACGTCGAGGGCTGA
- a CDS encoding alkaline phosphatase PhoX, which produces MERRTFLRGAVIGTSAAAFGGTLMHGAAYAAPAQPGPGPYGALGAADANGIMLPGGFSSRVIARSGQTVSGTSYTWHNAPDGGACFADGTGWIYVSNSEINPSGGASAVKFNSAGTVTGAYRILSNTRQNCAGGKTPWNTWLSCEEVSLGFVYETDPYGVNAAVQRPAMGKFKHEAAAADPVRRAIYLTEDETNGCFYRFLPTTWGNLSSGTLQVMVAGTATSGSFTWQNVPDPDGSPTATRSQVSASKKFNGGEGCHYANDTVWFTTKGDNRVWQLNLANSTYELAYDDSLVVGGGAPLTGVDNVTGSTFGDLYVAEDGGNLEICVITPDDVVAPFLRVTGQSSSEITGPAFSPAGNRLYFSSQRGTSGSSSGGITYEVTGPFRT; this is translated from the coding sequence GTGGAACGTCGGACCTTCCTGCGCGGTGCCGTCATCGGCACCTCGGCCGCAGCCTTCGGCGGCACCCTGATGCACGGAGCGGCCTACGCCGCTCCCGCCCAGCCCGGACCGGGCCCCTACGGGGCGCTCGGCGCGGCGGACGCGAACGGGATCATGCTGCCCGGCGGCTTCAGCAGCCGGGTCATCGCCCGGTCCGGGCAGACCGTCTCCGGCACCTCGTACACCTGGCACAACGCGCCCGACGGCGGCGCCTGTTTCGCCGACGGCACGGGCTGGATCTACGTCTCCAACTCGGAGATCAACCCCTCCGGCGGCGCGAGCGCGGTGAAGTTCAACTCGGCGGGCACGGTCACCGGCGCCTACCGGATCCTGTCCAACACCCGGCAGAACTGCGCCGGCGGCAAGACCCCGTGGAACACCTGGCTGTCCTGCGAGGAGGTCAGCCTCGGCTTCGTCTACGAGACCGACCCGTACGGGGTCAACGCGGCCGTGCAGCGCCCCGCGATGGGCAAGTTCAAGCACGAGGCCGCGGCCGCCGACCCGGTCCGCCGGGCGATCTACCTGACCGAGGACGAGACCAACGGCTGCTTCTACCGCTTCCTCCCCACCACCTGGGGCAACCTCTCCTCCGGCACCCTCCAGGTGATGGTCGCGGGCACCGCCACCTCCGGCTCCTTCACCTGGCAGAACGTGCCGGACCCGGACGGATCGCCGACCGCGACCCGCAGCCAGGTCTCCGCCTCCAAGAAGTTCAACGGCGGCGAGGGTTGCCACTACGCGAACGACACCGTCTGGTTCACCACCAAGGGCGACAACCGGGTCTGGCAGCTCAACCTGGCGAACAGCACGTACGAACTGGCCTACGACGACTCCCTGGTGGTCGGCGGCGGCGCCCCGCTGACCGGCGTGGACAACGTCACCGGCTCCACCTTCGGCGACCTGTACGTGGCCGAGGACGGCGGCAACCTGGAGATCTGCGTGATCACCCCGGACGACGTGGTCGCGCCGTTCCTGCGGGTCACCGGCCAGTCCTCCTCCGAGATCACCGGCCCGGCCTTCTCCCCCGCGGGCAACCGGCTGTACTTCTCCAGCCAGCGCGGCACCAGCGGCAGCTCCTCGGGCGGCATCACCTACGAGGTGACGGGCCCGTTCCGCACCTGA
- a CDS encoding NAD(P)/FAD-dependent oxidoreductase, translating to MTSQQRVVVIGGGLAGLRLAQRLGPAASVTVLGEEPHAPYNRVLLAEVLAGRYGPEVAALPDPGAVLRRGVRAVRVDRAERTVQCDDGTAEPYDTLVLATGSNPVLPPLRGLFEPGGRDLPDGVHPFRTMADCLALSAALRPGLRAVVIGGGLLGVSAARALAERTGRDGGGVVLAQQGDRLMERQLDEDASALLMDHVAALGVEVHTECRVRGLLTTPGPDRRVTGVELSNGLRLDAELVVLACGVRPRTGLAQAAGLTVRKGVVVDDELRTSDPRIHAIGDCAEHDGRVYGLAGPALEQADALAAVLTAPGAGSGTGAGTGSGTTDGTGAGAHTATATATATPRRYTGTRALTRLTLVAGDRPLDLAAFGETTPLPGDDVLRLADATRSTYRKVVVRGDRLVGGVLLGELSAVGALARAWEGDEPLPDSPRSPLLHLLTDDGGS from the coding sequence ATGACCTCGCAACAGCGTGTGGTGGTGATCGGCGGCGGACTGGCCGGGCTCCGGCTCGCCCAGCGCCTCGGCCCCGCCGCCTCCGTGACCGTGCTCGGCGAGGAGCCGCACGCCCCGTACAACCGGGTGCTGCTCGCCGAGGTCCTCGCGGGCCGCTACGGCCCCGAGGTCGCGGCCCTCCCGGACCCCGGCGCAGTGCTGCGCCGCGGGGTCCGGGCGGTGCGCGTCGACCGGGCCGAGCGCACCGTGCAGTGCGACGACGGCACCGCGGAGCCCTACGACACGCTGGTGCTCGCGACCGGCTCCAACCCGGTGCTGCCGCCGCTGCGCGGCCTGTTCGAACCGGGGGGCCGCGACCTGCCCGACGGGGTGCACCCCTTCCGCACCATGGCCGACTGCCTCGCCCTGTCCGCCGCGCTCCGGCCGGGCCTGCGCGCCGTGGTCATCGGCGGCGGCCTGCTCGGGGTCTCCGCGGCCCGCGCCCTCGCCGAGCGCACCGGCCGGGACGGCGGCGGGGTGGTCCTCGCCCAGCAGGGCGACCGGCTGATGGAGCGCCAGCTCGACGAGGACGCGTCCGCGCTGCTCATGGACCACGTGGCCGCGCTCGGCGTGGAGGTGCACACCGAGTGCCGGGTCCGCGGGCTGCTGACCACGCCCGGCCCGGACCGCAGGGTCACCGGCGTGGAGCTCTCCAACGGCCTGCGCCTCGACGCCGAACTGGTCGTCCTGGCCTGCGGGGTCCGCCCGCGCACCGGCCTGGCGCAGGCCGCCGGGCTCACCGTCCGCAAGGGCGTGGTCGTCGACGACGAGCTGCGCACCAGCGACCCGCGCATCCACGCCATCGGCGACTGCGCCGAACACGACGGCCGGGTGTACGGGCTGGCCGGTCCGGCCCTCGAACAGGCCGACGCACTGGCCGCCGTACTCACGGCACCCGGTGCCGGATCCGGAACGGGCGCGGGCACGGGCAGTGGCACGACCGACGGGACCGGCGCCGGCGCGCACACCGCCACCGCCACCGCCACCGCCACCCCCCGCCGCTACACCGGCACCCGCGCCCTCACCCGCCTCACCCTCGTCGCCGGCGACCGCCCGCTGGACCTGGCCGCCTTCGGCGAGACCACCCCGCTCCCCGGCGACGACGTGCTCCGCCTCGCCGACGCCACCCGCAGCACCTACCGCAAGGTCGTCGTCCGCGGCGACCGCCTGGTCGGCGGCGTGCTGCTGGGCGAACTCTCCGCCGTGGGCGCCCTCGCCCGCGCCTGGGAGGGCGACGAACCGCTTCCGGATTCCCCCCGGAGTCCGCTGCTCCACCTGCTCACCGACGACGGAGGCTCCTGA
- the nirD gene encoding nitrite reductase small subunit NirD, translated as MTIELCLDDMWLTVCELAAVTPGRGVAALLPDGSQAAVFVDRGGRPYAIGNQDPFTGAQVLSRGLLGSAAGRPFVASPLLKQRFDLESGRCLDDDGVAVRTYRVRTAPTSAV; from the coding sequence ATGACGATCGAACTCTGCCTGGACGACATGTGGCTGACGGTCTGCGAGCTGGCGGCGGTGACCCCCGGCCGGGGCGTGGCGGCGCTGCTGCCCGACGGCAGCCAGGCCGCGGTCTTCGTGGACCGCGGCGGCCGCCCGTACGCCATCGGCAACCAGGACCCCTTCACCGGCGCCCAGGTGCTCTCCCGCGGGCTGCTCGGCTCCGCCGCGGGCCGGCCGTTCGTGGCCTCCCCGCTGCTCAAGCAGCGCTTCGACCTGGAGTCGGGGCGCTGCCTGGACGACGACGGGGTGGCGGTCCGCACCTACCGGGTGCGGACCGCGCCGACCTCCGCCGTCTGA
- the ppdK gene encoding pyruvate, phosphate dikinase encodes MSENKDQKFVYDFTEGNRDLKDLLGGKGANLAEMTNLGLPVPPGFTITTEACKVYLESGEAPVALRDEVSAHLDALEAKMGKKLGQSDDPLLVSVRSGAKFSMPGMMDTVLNIGLSDESVQGLAAQAGDERFAWDSYRRLVQMFGKTVLGIEGELFEDALDEAKAAKKVTVDTDLDAADLKKLVKHFKKIVAKEAGREFPQDAREQLDLAVEAVFNSWNTDRAKLYRRQERIPSDLGTAVNICSMVFGNLGPDSGTGVAFTRDPASGHAGVYGDYLQNAQGEDVVAGIRNTVPLADLEAIDKASYDQLIEIMTTLETHYKDLCDIEFTIERGQLWMLQTRVGKRTAGAAFRIATQLVDQGLIDEAEALQRVTGHQLAQLMFPRFDDGATTTLLGRGIAASPGAAVGKAVFDSYTAVKWSRSGEKVILIRRETNPDDLDGMIASEGILTSRGGKTSHAAVVARGMGKTCVCGAEELDVDTKRRRMTVGETVIEEGDVVSIDGSTGKVYLGEVPVVPSPVVEYFEGRMHAGADDADELVAAVHRIMAYADRVRRLRVRANADNAEDALRARRFGAQGIGLCRTEHMFLGERREMVERLILADTDEEREGALAALLPLQKKDFIELFEAMDGLPVTVRLLDPPLHEFLPDITELSVRVALAEARKDHNENDLRLLQAVHKLHEQNPMLGLRGVRLGLVIPGLFAMQVRAIAEAAAERKNAKGDPRAEIMVPLVGTVQELEIVREEADRIIAEVEAATGTSLKLTIGTMIELPRAALTAGQIAEAAQFFSFGTNDLTQTVWGFSRDDVEASFFTAYLEKGIFGVSPFETIDKDGVGSLVRSAVQSGRATRPDLKLGVCGEHGGDPESVHFFHEVGLDYVSCSPFRIPVARLEAGRAAAEAKGSDSR; translated from the coding sequence GTGTCGGAAAACAAAGATCAGAAGTTCGTCTACGACTTCACCGAGGGCAACCGGGACCTCAAGGACCTTCTCGGCGGCAAGGGGGCCAACCTCGCCGAGATGACCAACCTGGGTCTCCCCGTCCCCCCCGGCTTCACCATCACCACCGAGGCCTGCAAGGTCTACCTGGAGAGCGGCGAGGCCCCGGTCGCGCTGCGCGACGAGGTCAGCGCCCACCTGGACGCCCTCGAAGCCAAGATGGGCAAGAAGCTGGGCCAGTCCGACGACCCGCTGCTGGTCTCCGTCCGCTCCGGCGCGAAGTTCTCGATGCCCGGCATGATGGACACGGTCCTCAACATCGGCCTGTCCGACGAGTCGGTCCAGGGCCTGGCCGCGCAGGCCGGCGACGAGCGCTTCGCCTGGGACTCGTACCGCCGCCTGGTCCAGATGTTCGGCAAGACCGTCCTCGGCATCGAGGGCGAGCTCTTCGAGGACGCCCTCGACGAGGCCAAGGCCGCCAAGAAGGTCACCGTCGACACCGACCTCGACGCCGCCGACCTGAAGAAGCTGGTCAAGCACTTCAAGAAGATCGTGGCGAAGGAAGCCGGCCGCGAGTTCCCGCAGGACGCCCGCGAGCAGCTCGACCTCGCCGTCGAGGCCGTCTTCAACTCGTGGAACACCGACCGCGCCAAGCTCTACCGCCGCCAGGAGCGCATCCCGAGCGACCTGGGCACCGCCGTCAACATCTGCTCCATGGTCTTCGGCAACCTGGGCCCCGACTCCGGCACCGGCGTCGCCTTCACCCGCGACCCCGCCAGCGGCCACGCGGGCGTCTACGGCGACTACCTCCAGAACGCCCAGGGCGAGGACGTGGTGGCGGGCATCCGCAACACCGTGCCGCTCGCGGACCTGGAGGCCATCGACAAGGCCTCGTACGACCAGCTCATCGAGATCATGACCACGCTGGAGACCCACTACAAGGATCTCTGCGACATCGAGTTCACGATCGAGCGCGGCCAGCTGTGGATGCTGCAGACCCGCGTCGGCAAGCGCACCGCCGGCGCCGCCTTCCGCATCGCCACCCAGCTCGTCGACCAGGGCCTGATCGACGAGGCCGAGGCGCTCCAGCGCGTCACCGGCCACCAGCTGGCGCAGCTGATGTTCCCGCGCTTCGACGACGGCGCGACGACCACCCTGCTGGGCCGCGGCATCGCCGCCTCCCCGGGCGCGGCGGTCGGCAAGGCCGTCTTCGACTCGTACACGGCCGTCAAGTGGTCCCGCTCCGGCGAGAAGGTCATCCTGATCCGCCGCGAGACCAACCCGGACGACCTGGACGGCATGATCGCCTCCGAGGGCATCCTGACCTCGCGCGGCGGCAAGACCTCGCACGCCGCCGTCGTCGCCCGCGGCATGGGCAAGACCTGCGTCTGCGGCGCCGAGGAGCTCGACGTCGACACCAAGCGCCGCCGCATGACGGTCGGCGAGACGGTCATCGAAGAGGGCGACGTCGTCTCCATCGACGGCTCCACCGGCAAGGTGTACCTCGGTGAGGTACCCGTCGTACCGTCCCCGGTCGTCGAGTACTTCGAGGGCCGCATGCACGCCGGCGCCGACGACGCCGACGAGCTGGTCGCCGCCGTGCACCGGATCATGGCCTACGCCGACCGCGTCCGCCGCCTGCGGGTCCGCGCCAACGCCGACAACGCCGAGGACGCGCTGCGCGCCCGCCGCTTCGGCGCCCAGGGCATCGGCCTGTGCCGCACCGAGCACATGTTCCTCGGCGAGCGCCGCGAGATGGTCGAGCGCCTGATCCTCGCGGACACCGACGAGGAGCGCGAGGGCGCGCTGGCCGCCCTGCTGCCGCTGCAGAAGAAGGACTTCATCGAGCTGTTCGAGGCGATGGACGGGCTGCCCGTCACCGTCCGCCTGCTCGACCCGCCGCTGCACGAGTTCCTGCCCGACATCACCGAGCTGTCGGTGCGCGTCGCCCTCGCCGAGGCCCGCAAGGACCACAACGAGAACGACCTGCGCCTGCTCCAGGCCGTGCACAAGCTGCACGAGCAGAACCCGATGCTGGGTCTGCGCGGTGTCCGTCTGGGCCTGGTCATCCCCGGCCTGTTCGCCATGCAGGTCCGGGCGATCGCCGAGGCCGCGGCCGAGCGCAAGAACGCCAAGGGCGACCCGCGCGCCGAGATCATGGTCCCGCTCGTCGGCACCGTCCAGGAGCTGGAGATCGTCCGCGAGGAGGCCGACCGGATCATCGCCGAGGTGGAGGCCGCGACCGGCACCAGCCTCAAGCTGACCATCGGCACCATGATCGAGCTGCCGCGCGCCGCGCTGACCGCCGGCCAGATCGCCGAGGCCGCGCAGTTCTTCTCCTTCGGTACGAACGACCTGACCCAGACCGTGTGGGGCTTCTCCCGCGACGACGTCGAGGCCAGCTTCTTCACCGCGTACCTGGAGAAGGGCATCTTCGGGGTCTCCCCGTTCGAGACCATCGACAAGGACGGCGTGGGCTCGCTGGTCCGCAGCGCCGTCCAGTCCGGCCGCGCCACCCGCCCCGACCTCAAGCTCGGCGTCTGCGGCGAGCACGGCGGCGACCCGGAGTCGGTGCACTTCTTCCACGAGGTCGGCCTCGACTACGTCTCCTGCTCGCCCTTCCGGATCCCGGTGGCGCGCCTGGAGGCCGGCCGTGCCGCCGCCGAGGCCAAGGGCAGCGACAGCCGCTGA
- a CDS encoding ArsR/SmtB family transcription factor encodes MLRIHFTGVDLARVRMAGRPDALWETILSFHRLRDRRDVRLFGEWRTETRTRLNGETRLLGALIPARGYFPDFLTPGEGQYGIDLGLDALSGTRAHRIRRETGLLAAAGQPLPGRVREFAEGGEGQLPRLVSELRRYHRAAVEPYWTHIQAQIEAERAARGRALLDGGADELLASLPSMMRWRAPVLECDYPVDRDVRLRGRGLLLQPSFFCRRTAVTLQDPDLPPVLVYPAAAQLASTRTGTDQARPEDYRQRTLGKLVGHTRSVVLRAIGDGATTSELARRAGVSLASASQHACVMREAGLVTTLRHGNAVLHTVTPLGAALLRGGAVAS; translated from the coding sequence GTGCTGCGTATCCATTTCACTGGAGTGGACCTGGCACGGGTGCGGATGGCAGGAAGACCCGATGCGTTGTGGGAAACGATTCTGAGTTTCCATCGATTAAGAGACCGGCGGGATGTCCGACTGTTTGGTGAATGGCGTACGGAAACACGTACCCGGTTGAATGGTGAAACACGCCTCCTTGGCGCGTTGATACCTGCCCGCGGGTATTTCCCGGACTTCCTGACCCCCGGCGAGGGGCAGTACGGCATCGATCTCGGGCTGGACGCGCTCTCGGGGACGCGCGCCCACCGGATCCGCCGGGAGACCGGGCTGCTGGCCGCGGCCGGGCAGCCGCTGCCCGGCCGGGTGCGGGAGTTCGCCGAAGGCGGGGAGGGGCAGCTGCCGCGTCTCGTCTCGGAGCTGCGCCGGTACCACCGGGCGGCCGTGGAGCCGTACTGGACGCACATCCAGGCCCAGATCGAGGCGGAGCGGGCCGCACGCGGCCGCGCCCTGCTCGACGGCGGCGCGGACGAGCTGCTGGCCTCGCTGCCCTCGATGATGCGCTGGCGGGCACCGGTGCTGGAGTGCGACTACCCGGTCGACCGGGACGTGCGGCTGCGCGGGCGGGGACTGCTGTTGCAGCCCTCGTTCTTCTGCCGGCGCACCGCGGTCACCCTCCAGGACCCGGACCTGCCGCCGGTGCTCGTCTATCCGGCGGCGGCCCAGCTCGCCTCGACGCGTACGGGCACGGATCAGGCGCGCCCGGAGGACTACCGCCAGCGGACCCTCGGGAAGCTGGTCGGGCACACGCGCTCGGTGGTCCTGCGGGCCATCGGGGACGGGGCCACCACCAGCGAGCTGGCCCGCCGGGCCGGGGTGTCCCTGGCCTCGGCCAGCCAGCACGCCTGCGTGATGCGCGAGGCGGGCCTGGTGACCACGCTGCGGCACGGCAACGCCGTCCTGCACACGGTCACCCCGCTGGGCGCGGCCCTGCTGCGCGGTGGGGCGGTCGCCTCGTAA